The DNA sequence GAGGACAAAGAGAGAACCTATAACAATCAGTGCTGTTTTTGTGCTGGCATAAACTACCAAATAGCCAAGAAGTATAGAAAAAAATAAAAACAAAAAGAAATTTTGATGATCTGCAAATAAAATATTGTAGTATACATGTACACCATAAAAATCGATATAATTCAGTTTCACGCCTAATATAATGAAAAAATCAAGTATGAATGTAAAAAACATACCGCTTAGCAGTGCCTGGAACAGTTTGCTCATCGTAACCTCTTTATTTTTTTATGGTTGATTTTATAGAGTTTTGAAGCCTGACCTTCAAAGAGTCCTTTCTTGTTTTCTATTATTATATCAGCTTTTTGCTCACAAAAAGTTCTTGAAAAGTTTTTACCGCTTTCATTGGCAGATGTGGAGTATGTCCATTCCTTTTGTCTCAAACAAGAAGAGTCTGCCACATCTTCTGCAACCCGAAAAGCATGGTTTTTTACTATAAAGGTTGTTTTTTTAAGGCGTCTGACTCTGTTTTTCTGAGTGTTTGGTACTCTTTTATGGTCTTTCTTCAGTGCTTGGAAGTTTTTATAAACAACAATGAAAGGTTTGGTATTTGGACGTGATTTTACTGCACACAGCTTAGGCGCATCCTGGGATAAAAAACCGACAGTAGTGTCGGTTTGTGAGAGAATAATATTTGTTTTTATACTAAAAAATCTTGCAGGGCTGTTGAGCTTGACCATTTTTCATCTTCCATTTCATCGAGTGCGAGTATCAGTGCTCTTGCTGCACTGAGCGTTGTAAAGTAAGGAATACTTCTTTTAAGCACTTCTTGGCGAATGACAACAGCATCTTTTTTTGATGTGTTGTTGTCAGATGTATTAATTGCCATTGCTATTTCATCATTTTTCATGCTGTCCTCAATATTTGGACGGCCTTCTGAAATTTTTAAAACCACTTCACATGCTATACCCGCTTCTTCTATGGCTTTTTGTGTCCCTTTTGTTGCAACAAGTTTGAAGCCGTGTTCAACCAGACCTTTTGCTATTTCAGGAGCATGTTTTTTATCTGTATCAACAAAAGAGAGGAAACATGTTCCGCCTGTCGGAATATTATTTCCTGCACTGAGTTGTGCTTTTGCAAAACTTACCCCGAAGTTTTTACTGATACCCATTACTTCACCCGTAGATTTCATCTCAGGACTCAGTACCAAATCGGCACCGTAAAGTTTATGGAAAGGGAATACTGCTTCTTTGACAGATACATGCCCTTTGAGGCGAGGACGAAGCAGACCGTTGTGCTCTTCAACTATTTCATATTTGTCATAGTAGGCTAATGAGCTTCTTAAGTCTTTGCCCATCATAACACGTGTGGCTACTTTTGCAAGAGGCATACCGGTTGCTTTTGAGACAAAAGGAACTGTACGTGAGGCACGAGGATTGACTTCAATAAGATAAATTTCATCCTGATAAATTGCATACTGTACATTCATCAGTCCGACAACGCCAAGGCCGAGTGCGATGACTTTTGTCTGCTGCTCAACTTTTTCTATCATATCCTGTGTCAAATTCATAGGAGGCAGTGAACATGCCGAATCTCCCGAGTGTATTCCTGCCTCTTCGATGTGCTGCATAACAGAACCGATGTAGACATCTTTGCCGTCACAGATACAATCCACATCAAGCTCAATTGCCTGATCCAAAAATTTGTCTACCAAGACAGGGGCTTCGTTGGAGACAGAAATGGCAAGATCCATGTATTGACGAAGCTCATCTTCGCTATATACGATACGCATGCCGCGTCCGCCAAGCACAAAGGAAGGACGAACAAGAACAGGATAGCCCAGTCTTTCGGCTATAATAAATGATTCTTCTTTTGTACGTGCCAAACCGTTTGCAGGCTGTTTAAGATTGTGCGCTTTTACAAAATCACTAAACTGCTCTCTGTCTTCTGCCAAATCAATGACGGATGATGGAGTTCCTGAAATTTTTGCACCGATTTTTGTTAAAGAATCAGCAAGTTTGAGTGGAGTCTGTCCACCGAAATGAACAATGATACCATCAGGATTTTCATTTTCTATCACTTCTCTTACATGTTCAAAATCTATCGGTTCAAAATAAAGAACGTCAGATGTGTCATAGTCGGTAGAAACCGTTTCGGGGTTGCAGTTATACATAATAGTCTCTATGCCCATCTCTTTAAGTGCAAATGCCGCATGTACACAACAGTAGTCAAATTCAATCCCCTGTCCGATTCTGTTTGGTCCGCCGCCTAAAATAAGCACTTTTTGTTTGTCGCTTTGACGATTGGTAATATTTGGCAGTTTTGTAATGTTTGTTGTTGAGTAGAGGTAAGGAGTGAGTGCTTCAAACTCAGCGGCACAGGTGTCAACTTCATTATACTCCAGGCTGATGCCAAGCTTTTTTCTTGCTTCATAGACCAGGTCTTCACTCACTGTTTCTTGAGAATTTTTTGCTATAAGCTGTGCAATTCTTTTGTCAGAAAAACCGTCAACTTTTACTTTTCTCATTAACTCCTCATCAAAAAGGATTTTATCGCTGACAGTTGCTTCTGTTTCCATCATCTCTTGTATTTGATATAAGAACCATGGATCAATCTGGCAGGTGTCAAACATTTCCTGTATACTCATGCCGCGACGAAAACCTTCGGCAACATAAAGAATTCTGTCAGCATTGGGACGACGGATTTCATGCTTGACAAACTCATCATCCGCCTCAATGTCATCAAAACCGCAAAGTCCTGTTTCAAGGGAGCAGAGTGCTTTTTGAACAGACTCTTTAAACGTACGGCCGATTGCCATGACTTCACCGACTGATTTCATAGATGTGCTGAGTGTACTTTGTGCTTCAGGAAATTTTTCAAATGTAAAACGCGGTATTTTTGTAACAACATAATCTATAACCGGTTCAAAAGCTGCAGGTGTTCCCGTGATGTCATTTTCAATTTCATCAAGGGTAAATCCGACTGCTAAAAGAGTGGCTACTTTGGCAATAGGATACCCTGTTGCCTTACTTGCCAGTGCAGATGAACGCGATACACGCGGATTCATCTCAATTACAATCATGCGTCCTGTTTTCGGATCAATTGAAAACTGAACATTGGAACCGCCTGTGTCAACGCCGACTTCACGTAAAATTGCGAAAGAGGCATCTCTCATTCTTTGATACTCTTTGTCTGTCAATGTTAATGCAGGGGCAACCGTAATAGAGTCTCCCGTATGCACACCCATAGGGTCAAAGTTTTCAATGGAACAGACGATAATGCAGTTGTCCGCTTTGTCGCGGATAACCTCCATTTCATACTCTTTCCAGCCGAGCATAGATTCCATAATCTCGATTTCATTGACAGGTGAAGCTGAAATACCTTCCTGGGCAAGTTTTTTAAACTCTTCCATATTATACGCCACACCGGAACCGCCGCCTGCGAGTGTAAAGGATGCACGACTGATGACCGGAAAACCAATCTCTTTGACAACTTCTATTGCCTCTTCAACACTGTAGGCATTTCTGCTTTTTGGCAAATCCATACCGATTTTAGTCATAGCTTCGTTAAAAAGCTGTCTGTCTTCGCCTTTGTTAATCGCTTCGGGGTTTGCACCTAAAAACTCCACGCCTTCAAGCATTCCTTTTTCATACATACTCATTGCAACATTGAGTGCAGTCTGTCCGCCCATAGTCGGCAAAACAGCATCTACTTTTTCATCTTTGATGATTTTGGCGATAACATCTTCTTTGATAGGTTCTATATATGTTCTGTCTGCAAACTCGGGATCTGTCATAATAGTAGCAGGGTTTGAATTGATGAGAACAACGCGGTAACCTAACTCTTTTAAAGTTTTAACGGCTTGTGTTCCAGAGTAGTCAAACTCACATGCCTGACCGATGATAATCGGGCCAGAACCTATAAGTAAAATAGTTTTTATGTCGGTGCGTTTTGGCATTTGTTCCCTCTTAAATATGGTTATATAAATTTAGAGATTATAGCCAAAAGGCACTTAATAGGAGTTTAGTCAGTAGGTAAAAGTGTAGATAAGCGAGGCAAGTCCAGAGTAAATAAATTTGTTGTTCACCAAAGGACTGTTGTATGCACTGTTTGGAATTCTGTCTGCTCTTATGTTAAAAAGGGCTGCGAGTTTTTTGCTCAGAGGGTATTTAATATATGTTTGCACGGCAAATGAGAATCCTCCCTTTGGCATGTAAGCAGGACGCTGCAGTGTTGCTTCGGAATTTTTGACTCCGTAATAATAGTCAAGAAATTTTCTGGGTTGGTACAAGAGTACAGCACTTGGATAAAAAGTAAATTGACCTGCTGTGTACTTATCACCAATTTCTACACTGCCGACCCATGAATTATATTTGTTGAGGATGTCTGCCAAAAGCATTACTTCAATATAGCTGGAGTTTTTATAGCCGGCACTAAAAGCAATACCACCTTCCATTGTTGAGTCTTTGTCGCTCATTCCTTGCAAAGAGACTGAGTCTGATGCCTTGTAGCCAAGTGTTCTCGGCTGTACAGTAAAGGAAAATCCCCAGGAATATTCCGCTTTTTTGTCTCCTAAAAAGTAAAGACCGAATCTGCTCCATCTTGCATATACAACAGAGTTGTCAAAAAATATTACCGGTGAAGGCAAAACAAGGGCAGAAGCCTCTTTGTAAGGTTGACTCTGAAAGTACGGTCCTGCACCGATTGTAAGTTCTTGTTTGCTCTCTTGGGCTGTAAGATGTAAAAATAACAACACTGAGATTATGAAATATTTCATTTTAGATTCCTTATTATATGAAAATAACCCGGCTCATTCGCCTTGTAATATTGTTCAACAACAGCATTTTGATAGCCTTGTGATCTTGTAACAGAAAGAACCTTTCCTACTTTGAGACCTTTAAAAAAGATATTGTCCAGACCTGATGTGATCACTTCATCCCCGGGTTTGATACTGAACCAGGCCGGTATGAAATTGATAACTATATTTTTGGCATTGTTGCCATGTGCAATACCGGGTGCTTTTTCTTTCCCTACATAAACAGAATAGGCACTCTTTATATCAGAATTAAGCAGTGCCAGAGGTTTGTTGTTTTTTGCTATCACTATTCCTGCAACAAACTCTTTGTAGGTTAAGCCGTAAATTTTTGAGGCATTATACTCTGGAATATCCATCCATAATCTGTTGATATTTCCAAATTTTTCATACGATATTGCACGGACAAGCTCTACTTTGGGATCTGTTTTGAGTGAAGAGTTGTTTTCTTTGTACAAATCCTTGAGTTCAGAAGTGAGTTGCTGCAGGAGAAGATGATTATTTTCATATTTTTTCAGTCTGTTTTTCAGATTCTCTATTTCCTGCGCCTGAAATAAATGTTTGTCTGTTTTGTTGTTAAAAAATTCTATACTGTCAAGATAATTTGATTTTATGGTGTTGAGTGCTGAAACAATGGGAGACTGAATAGGATTGTTGTAGTATAAAGCACCCACAAAGAGTGCTGTCAGGATAAAAAAATAGACAAACGATTTTTTATTCATTCTCAAAAAGTTCTTGCAGGAGGTCTATCTCTTCTAAAGCTCTTCCTGTTCCCCGTGCAACGGCTAAAAGAGGTTCATCTGCGACAAAAACAGGAATTCTGACGATATCTGAGAGATATTTGTCCAGCTGACGGATTAAAGCACCGCCGCCCGTCAAAATTATACCGTGGTTTACAATATCACCGGCTAAATCAGGCGGCATTCTTTCTAAAACATCCCGTAGTGCTTCGGCGACTTCTTTAAGCGGCTCTTTCATTGCTTCTCTGGCATCTTCGCTTGTCAGTTCCACTGAACTCAGCAGTCCTTCAACCTGATCGCGTCCGTTGACAACCATCGTAAGTTCCTGGTCAAGCTCTACAGCTGTTCCAATGTTTATTTTAATCTCTTCGGCAACTCTCTCTCCTATGAGGAGATTGTATTTTTTTCTCACATAGTTGACGATTCCCTGATCGATTTTATCTCCGGCTGTACGGATGGACTTTGAGAGTACCAAACCGCCCAAAGAGACAACACCTATTTCAGTTGTACCGCCACCAATGTCTACAACAAGATTCCCTTGTGGTTCCCGAATATCTATGCCGGCTCCGATAGCTGCTGCCATAGGCTCTTCTATGAGAAAAACTTCGCGTGCTCCGGCACTTAAAGCAGACTCGCGAACAGCCTTTCTTTCAACCTGTGTCAAGCCGTAAGGCACACAGATGATAATACGGGGAGATATTAAAGAACTTCTTCCGTGTGCTTTTTCAATGAACTTGCGAATCATCTTTTCAGTCATGTCAAAATCGGCAATAACACCGTCACGCATAGGACGGATGGCTTTGATATTTCCCGGAGTTTTTCCCACCATCTCTTTTGCTTCATGTCCGACAGCGAGTACACGCTGTTGTCCATATTTTTCGGTTTTGACAGCAACAACAGAAGGTTCATTAATGATAATCCCGCGCCCCTTTGCTATGACAATTGTATTGGCAGTTCCCAAGTCGATAGAAAGGTCATTTGAAAAAAGTCCGACTATTTTATTAAATATCATTTATTGTGCCTTATGCTGTTTTTTGTGTTGTTTTCTTAATATAAAGAGGCTGTTCGCCATTTTCAATGACTTCTTTTGTGATCATTACTTCATAACCGCTGTATTCAGGGAGTTCATACATGATATCTATCATACTCTCTTCTAAAATTGCGCGAAGTCCCCGTGCTCCTGTTTTTCTTTTGATGGCCTTTTTTGCTATGGCACGGAGTGCATCTTCTTCAAAGTTCAGTTCCACATCATCTATGGCAAAAAGTTTTTTGTACTGTCTTACAAGTGAGTTTTTCGGCTCTGTTAAAATGCGTACCATGTCATCTTCAGTGATTTCATTGAGTGATGCAATGATAGGCAGACGTCCGACAAGCTCAGGAATAAGTCCGTAATGAACCAGGTCATCCGGTTCAACCATGTCAAATGTAGGTTTTTTCTCTTCTTTTGTCTTCTTTTCCTGTCCGAAACCAAGAACATTTTCGCCCTGTTTGCGCTTTAAAATATCTTCAAGTCCGTCAAAGGCACCGCCACAGATAAATAAAATATTTGTAGTATCAATAGCTGTAAACTCCTGATTTGGATGTTTTCTTCCCCCTTTTGGCGGAATATTGACAGAAGAGCCTTCGATGATTTTTAAAAGTGCCTGCTGGACACCTTCTCCCGAAACATCGCGGGTAATGGAGCGGTTTTCACTCATACGTGAAACTTTGTCAACTTCATCAAGAAAAATGATGCCTTTTTGCGCCCGTTCTACATCACCGTCAGCTGCCTGAATGAGCTTTGTCAAAATGTTTTCAACATCTTCACCGACATATC is a window from the Sulfurimonas hydrogeniphila genome containing:
- a CDS encoding Sua5/YciO/YrdC/YwlC family protein, which codes for MVKLNSPARFFSIKTNIILSQTDTTVGFLSQDAPKLCAVKSRPNTKPFIVVYKNFQALKKDHKRVPNTQKNRVRRLKKTTFIVKNHAFRVAEDVADSSCLRQKEWTYSTSANESGKNFSRTFCEQKADIIIENKKGLFEGQASKLYKINHKKIKRLR
- the mreC gene encoding rod shape-determining protein MreC, producing the protein MNKKSFVYFFILTALFVGALYYNNPIQSPIVSALNTIKSNYLDSIEFFNNKTDKHLFQAQEIENLKNRLKKYENNHLLLQQLTSELKDLYKENNSSLKTDPKVELVRAISYEKFGNINRLWMDIPEYNASKIYGLTYKEFVAGIVIAKNNKPLALLNSDIKSAYSVYVGKEKAPGIAHGNNAKNIVINFIPAWFSIKPGDEVITSGLDNIFFKGLKVGKVLSVTRSQGYQNAVVEQYYKANEPGYFHIIRNLK
- a CDS encoding MipA/OmpV family protein, with the protein product MKYFIISVLLFLHLTAQESKQELTIGAGPYFQSQPYKEASALVLPSPVIFFDNSVVYARWSRFGLYFLGDKKAEYSWGFSFTVQPRTLGYKASDSVSLQGMSDKDSTMEGGIAFSAGYKNSSYIEVMLLADILNKYNSWVGSVEIGDKYTAGQFTFYPSAVLLYQPRKFLDYYYGVKNSEATLQRPAYMPKGGFSFAVQTYIKYPLSKKLAALFNIRADRIPNSAYNSPLVNNKFIYSGLASLIYTFTY
- the clpX gene encoding ATP-dependent Clp protease ATP-binding subunit ClpX, whose amino-acid sequence is MIHRHCSFCDASESEQNPLIAGNGVYICKNCVVSAYKIMFGDEKELAKENNSELVDAVHKLMTPKELDAFLGEYIIGQERARKLLSVAVYNHYKRIFKMHKSDEDDTEISKSNILLIGPTGSGKTLMAQTIARVLNVPIAIADATSLTEAGYVGEDVENILTKLIQAADGDVERAQKGIIFLDEVDKVSRMSENRSITRDVSGEGVQQALLKIIEGSSVNIPPKGGRKHPNQEFTAIDTTNILFICGGAFDGLEDILKRKQGENVLGFGQEKKTKEEKKPTFDMVEPDDLVHYGLIPELVGRLPIIASLNEITEDDMVRILTEPKNSLVRQYKKLFAIDDVELNFEEDALRAIAKKAIKRKTGARGLRAILEESMIDIMYELPEYSGYEVMITKEVIENGEQPLYIKKTTQKTA
- a CDS encoding rod shape-determining protein, which gives rise to MIFNKIVGLFSNDLSIDLGTANTIVIAKGRGIIINEPSVVAVKTEKYGQQRVLAVGHEAKEMVGKTPGNIKAIRPMRDGVIADFDMTEKMIRKFIEKAHGRSSLISPRIIICVPYGLTQVERKAVRESALSAGAREVFLIEEPMAAAIGAGIDIREPQGNLVVDIGGGTTEIGVVSLGGLVLSKSIRTAGDKIDQGIVNYVRKKYNLLIGERVAEEIKINIGTAVELDQELTMVVNGRDQVEGLLSSVELTSEDAREAMKEPLKEVAEALRDVLERMPPDLAGDIVNHGIILTGGGALIRQLDKYLSDIVRIPVFVADEPLLAVARGTGRALEEIDLLQELFENE
- the carB gene encoding carbamoyl-phosphate synthase large subunit, with product MPKRTDIKTILLIGSGPIIIGQACEFDYSGTQAVKTLKELGYRVVLINSNPATIMTDPEFADRTYIEPIKEDVIAKIIKDEKVDAVLPTMGGQTALNVAMSMYEKGMLEGVEFLGANPEAINKGEDRQLFNEAMTKIGMDLPKSRNAYSVEEAIEVVKEIGFPVISRASFTLAGGGSGVAYNMEEFKKLAQEGISASPVNEIEIMESMLGWKEYEMEVIRDKADNCIIVCSIENFDPMGVHTGDSITVAPALTLTDKEYQRMRDASFAILREVGVDTGGSNVQFSIDPKTGRMIVIEMNPRVSRSSALASKATGYPIAKVATLLAVGFTLDEIENDITGTPAAFEPVIDYVVTKIPRFTFEKFPEAQSTLSTSMKSVGEVMAIGRTFKESVQKALCSLETGLCGFDDIEADDEFVKHEIRRPNADRILYVAEGFRRGMSIQEMFDTCQIDPWFLYQIQEMMETEATVSDKILFDEELMRKVKVDGFSDKRIAQLIAKNSQETVSEDLVYEARKKLGISLEYNEVDTCAAEFEALTPYLYSTTNITKLPNITNRQSDKQKVLILGGGPNRIGQGIEFDYCCVHAAFALKEMGIETIMYNCNPETVSTDYDTSDVLYFEPIDFEHVREVIENENPDGIIVHFGGQTPLKLADSLTKIGAKISGTPSSVIDLAEDREQFSDFVKAHNLKQPANGLARTKEESFIIAERLGYPVLVRPSFVLGGRGMRIVYSEDELRQYMDLAISVSNEAPVLVDKFLDQAIELDVDCICDGKDVYIGSVMQHIEEAGIHSGDSACSLPPMNLTQDMIEKVEQQTKVIALGLGVVGLMNVQYAIYQDEIYLIEVNPRASRTVPFVSKATGMPLAKVATRVMMGKDLRSSLAYYDKYEIVEEHNGLLRPRLKGHVSVKEAVFPFHKLYGADLVLSPEMKSTGEVMGISKNFGVSFAKAQLSAGNNIPTGGTCFLSFVDTDKKHAPEIAKGLVEHGFKLVATKGTQKAIEEAGIACEVVLKISEGRPNIEDSMKNDEIAMAINTSDNNTSKKDAVVIRQEVLKRSIPYFTTLSAARALILALDEMEDEKWSSSTALQDFLV